One genomic window of Polyangium aurulentum includes the following:
- a CDS encoding HAD-IIIC family phosphatase — MSQVDANGRTVVEDEKKIIKCVVWDLDNTLWDGVLLEDGEVRLRAAAAEVIKTLDARGILSSIASRNDHDTAMAKLRALGLSDYFLYPQIHWGSKASSVEAIAKAINIGVDTIAFVDDQPFERDEVRHSLPNILCIDAADVERIPSMPQMMPRFITEDSRMRRRMYLSDMARKHAEDEHRGTPEEFLASLDMRFTIAEAKEEDLKRAEELTLRTNQLNATGYTYSYDELDGFRRSPDHDLLISSLEDRYGTYGKIGLALVERRPDVWTLKLLLMSCRVMSRGVGTIMLNHVLTKARDAGVRLRAEFVATDRNRMMYVTYKFAGFREVERDGARSILENDLSHIQPLPAYMRVEIEQASEDRQ; from the coding sequence ATGAGCCAGGTTGACGCGAACGGTCGAACGGTCGTCGAGGACGAGAAGAAGATCATCAAGTGCGTCGTCTGGGACCTCGACAATACGCTGTGGGACGGCGTCTTGCTCGAGGACGGGGAGGTCCGCCTGCGGGCCGCCGCAGCCGAGGTCATCAAGACGCTGGATGCGCGCGGGATCCTCAGCTCGATCGCCAGCAGGAACGATCACGACACCGCCATGGCGAAGCTCCGCGCGCTCGGCTTGTCGGATTACTTCCTGTACCCCCAGATCCACTGGGGCTCGAAGGCATCCTCCGTCGAGGCCATCGCCAAGGCCATCAATATTGGCGTCGACACCATTGCCTTCGTCGACGATCAGCCCTTCGAGCGCGACGAGGTCCGGCATTCACTGCCGAACATCCTGTGCATCGACGCGGCGGACGTCGAGCGCATCCCCAGCATGCCCCAGATGATGCCGCGCTTCATCACCGAGGACTCCCGGATGCGGCGCCGGATGTACCTGAGCGACATGGCGCGCAAGCACGCCGAAGACGAGCATCGTGGGACGCCGGAGGAGTTCCTCGCCTCGCTCGACATGCGTTTTACCATCGCCGAGGCCAAAGAGGAGGACCTCAAGCGCGCAGAGGAGCTGACGCTGCGCACGAATCAGCTCAACGCCACGGGATACACCTATTCGTACGATGAGCTCGACGGCTTCCGTCGCTCGCCCGATCACGACCTGCTCATCAGCTCCCTCGAGGACAGATACGGCACGTACGGCAAGATCGGCCTCGCGCTCGTCGAGCGCCGCCCGGACGTCTGGACGCTCAAGCTGCTTCTCATGTCCTGCCGGGTCATGTCCCGTGGCGTCGGCACGATCATGCTCAATCACGTGCTCACGAAGGCCAGGGACGCGGGCGTCCGGCTCCGCGCCGAGTTCGTCGCGACCGACAGGAACCGGATGATGTACGTCACCTACAAGTTCGCGGGTTTTCGCGAGGTGGAGCGGGACGGCGCCCGCTCGATCCTCGAGAATGACCTTTCCCACATCCAGCCCCTGCCAGCGTACATGCGCGTCGAGATCGAGCAGGCTTCGGAGGACCGTCAATGA